From one Trueperella pyogenes genomic stretch:
- a CDS encoding glycosyltransferase: MRIVQVSAHYPPDFVSGGALIPQRFAEELARRGHESAVFTGRLKGLAPGKVLDEQRGSVRVRWVGNSDALAWSDRRNFDNSVMYEPFAQFLDEVRPDIVHVHSLQTIGGKILEMAKDAGASVVVTMHDFWWTCARQFLVDRKDTPCSPVVSAGGCECEAGRSHLEERNAWLAKQLTHADLILFPSESARQLMIANGVAPAKTAVNENGVDRVASSGERDYPSQDRPVRFMYTGGEAVMKGYEVLKAACAGAHVPAGTKLDLYNTDDAGFPAWASAQPAYGREDLPRIFGEHDVLILPSVMRESHSIVTREALAAGMAVIVTDSFGPEEAVADGVNGCIVASGSALDLREAIEALAQPEVTRELLDRGSASPIVSVTEQLDDLEKHYQRLAVRTDSDPLTAADALRADSAQDVVHDAVAHLIRQVVIVVGIDGAMARYRAHLPAEGLTLCGITAAVMHYRDPQLPQAALSADAVVFYRVPATHQVLDLIAQIKALPRVVPVIGDVDDLIFDPEIFDSLDNLGGLSADERALWMRGIHRYRTTFDACDYFIGSTQTVSREAERLLGVPTQTYANGVGALLGAVSDAEARRARTPGPLRIGFFSGTDTHDADWASIEPGIVRVLRERPEVELWLGGHVEPTAALAQMRDRIVRIPFVAWHKLPSYLRDIDVCLAPLTADSIFNEAKSAIKWLEAALVETATVASPSQPFREAIDDGVTGFLASDADSWVEAIETLLDDGALRRRIGRQAKRAALLSLSPDLQGRAYADILVDAWRHVQRHGHKAAGSFTPVVDDEPAAAAVAYLERYEVPQAQAFGTIRMILVKTIHSLRVAGLRATLAKVMNKLRVGG; the protein is encoded by the coding sequence ATGAGGATTGTCCAAGTCAGCGCGCATTACCCGCCAGATTTCGTCTCCGGGGGCGCCCTCATACCGCAACGCTTTGCCGAAGAACTGGCACGGCGGGGGCATGAGTCGGCGGTCTTCACCGGCAGGCTCAAAGGCTTGGCGCCAGGAAAAGTCCTCGACGAACAGCGCGGCTCCGTGCGCGTGCGCTGGGTGGGCAATTCCGACGCGCTGGCCTGGTCAGATAGGCGCAATTTTGACAATAGCGTCATGTACGAACCTTTCGCGCAGTTCCTGGACGAAGTCAGGCCGGACATCGTCCATGTGCACTCCTTGCAGACAATCGGCGGCAAGATCCTCGAGATGGCCAAGGATGCCGGCGCGAGCGTCGTCGTCACCATGCATGACTTTTGGTGGACGTGCGCGCGCCAATTTCTGGTCGATCGCAAGGACACGCCGTGTTCACCGGTCGTCTCGGCCGGCGGTTGCGAATGCGAGGCCGGGCGGAGTCATCTCGAAGAGCGCAACGCCTGGCTCGCCAAGCAACTCACTCATGCGGATCTCATCCTGTTTCCCTCAGAATCGGCTCGCCAGCTCATGATCGCCAACGGGGTTGCGCCAGCCAAGACTGCGGTCAATGAAAACGGCGTGGATCGCGTCGCCAGCAGCGGCGAACGCGACTACCCTTCGCAGGATCGGCCAGTTCGCTTCATGTACACCGGTGGCGAGGCCGTCATGAAGGGCTACGAGGTTCTCAAAGCGGCCTGCGCGGGCGCACACGTCCCGGCTGGCACGAAGCTCGACCTGTACAACACCGACGACGCCGGTTTTCCTGCCTGGGCCAGCGCCCAGCCCGCGTACGGCAGGGAGGACCTGCCGCGCATCTTTGGTGAACACGACGTGCTCATCTTGCCGTCGGTGATGCGCGAGTCCCATTCGATCGTGACCCGAGAGGCCCTCGCCGCTGGCATGGCCGTGATTGTCACGGATTCTTTTGGCCCCGAAGAAGCCGTGGCCGACGGCGTCAACGGTTGCATCGTGGCTTCCGGTTCAGCCCTCGATCTGCGCGAAGCTATCGAGGCGCTTGCCCAGCCGGAAGTAACGCGCGAGCTCCTCGACCGCGGCTCTGCTTCGCCCATCGTGTCGGTGACCGAGCAGCTTGACGACCTGGAAAAGCACTATCAGCGGCTCGCCGTGCGCACTGACAGCGATCCGCTCACCGCCGCCGACGCCCTGCGCGCGGACAGTGCGCAAGACGTCGTCCATGACGCGGTCGCGCACCTGATCAGGCAGGTCGTCATCGTCGTCGGGATTGACGGCGCTATGGCTCGTTACCGCGCCCACTTGCCCGCCGAGGGGCTTACGCTGTGCGGGATCACTGCGGCAGTCATGCATTATCGCGATCCGCAACTCCCGCAGGCGGCCCTCAGCGCCGACGCCGTGGTCTTCTACCGCGTCCCCGCGACCCACCAGGTACTAGACCTCATTGCGCAGATCAAGGCTTTGCCGCGCGTGGTGCCCGTCATCGGGGATGTGGATGATTTGATCTTCGACCCGGAAATTTTCGACAGCCTGGACAACCTCGGCGGCCTCTCCGCGGACGAACGCGCGCTGTGGATGCGCGGGATCCACCGCTATCGCACGACGTTCGACGCGTGCGATTACTTCATCGGCTCGACCCAGACGGTCTCGCGCGAGGCGGAGCGGCTGCTCGGCGTACCCACGCAGACCTATGCCAACGGCGTCGGCGCGCTGCTGGGTGCAGTCAGCGACGCCGAGGCACGCCGCGCGCGCACACCTGGGCCGCTGCGGATCGGGTTCTTCTCCGGTACCGACACCCACGACGCCGATTGGGCATCGATCGAGCCAGGAATCGTCCGCGTGCTGCGTGAACGCCCGGAGGTGGAGCTGTGGCTCGGCGGGCATGTGGAGCCAACCGCGGCGCTTGCGCAAATGCGCGACCGCATCGTGCGAATCCCGTTCGTCGCCTGGCACAAGTTGCCCTCTTACTTGCGCGACATCGATGTGTGTTTGGCGCCATTGACGGCTGATTCGATCTTTAATGAGGCGAAGTCGGCGATTAAATGGCTGGAGGCGGCGCTGGTGGAGACCGCGACCGTGGCCTCGCCCAGCCAGCCCTTTAGAGAAGCCATCGACGACGGCGTTACCGGATTCCTGGCCAGCGATGCAGACAGCTGGGTAGAGGCGATCGAGACGCTTCTTGACGACGGCGCTTTGCGCCGGCGCATCGGCAGACAGGCGAAGCGTGCGGCGTTGTTGAGCCTGTCGCCCGATCTGCAGGGGCGGGCCTACGCGGATATTTTGGTCGATGCCTGGCGTCACGTGCAGCGCCACGGACACAAGGCAGCGGGCAGCTTCACGCCCGTCGTCGACGACGAGCCAGCGGCAGCTGCGGTAGCCTATCTCGAACGTTATGAAGTGCCGCAAGCCCAAGCTTTCGGCACCATCCGGATGATCCTGGTCAAAACGATCCACTCGCTGCGCGTGGCCGGGCTACGCGCAACGCTAGCCAAGGTTATGAACAAACTCCGGGTGGGCGGATGA
- a CDS encoding DUF6077 domain-containing protein: protein MTDYLLGIGWLIFSTLICYGLGAAIRRQTASFAQNLVVGYLAYSFILAMLIVPIQLLARSFAPLVIAVVAALAAAVGLIVMRWRELWADRPKASELLKNNYFLVIVVVALMGIYLLQTDLIWNNNNTDDGYYLVKSATLAYLADPFTTVYGTGFDNTATQFDPYQLSSIQAEMSVYIYLLGIDPVFFMRGVLNVFHYLLVAASVSWFAEVIFTSTDLKTRPSWPQYSTAILLLFAFEFRTIETWNIVAVQDLWHFNSAIWYGGSIVRVVGFLWILTPFLQSRRIGVREIATVSAISVVLISKAAAAIPLILVAGIGYLLAFALSAHRYKWRSIAILGGVLLGVGLALPGRSDIALLIGKVMLSNVTSPVLWSSAVLVLAAVWLFPTLPIRRMFVVLATSVGMMIVPEVNDIFETAAAYVFVALRTQASTFYLLMILGFIGAQLLLAKYARNVFSALQVFLAAILGFGAVASTIPVYGNPIHTLRVMKEYPLLMPTDTAELSKRLETMAQGKVLDAIVPEFITLHQRRHYVASVVRTYAPHVRSISALTRFGPTGLADYPEWGLSQQAVYDRFIADPTALTHQAFAQILETYPIDVVVVPHEGYDEFAGKDGFAFVGRVGVYHIYARAGTR from the coding sequence ATGACCGATTACCTACTTGGGATTGGGTGGCTGATCTTTTCCACGTTGATCTGCTACGGGCTTGGCGCAGCGATTCGCAGGCAGACGGCGTCCTTCGCGCAGAATCTTGTGGTGGGCTACCTGGCCTACAGCTTTATCCTGGCAATGCTCATCGTTCCGATACAGTTGTTGGCAAGATCTTTTGCTCCGCTGGTTATCGCAGTCGTGGCTGCCCTGGCCGCCGCGGTTGGACTGATCGTGATGCGGTGGCGGGAACTGTGGGCGGATCGTCCGAAGGCCAGCGAGCTGCTCAAAAACAACTATTTTCTGGTGATCGTCGTCGTGGCATTGATGGGGATCTACCTGCTCCAAACGGATTTGATCTGGAATAACAACAACACAGACGACGGTTACTATCTGGTCAAGTCCGCAACGCTGGCGTATCTGGCTGACCCGTTTACCACTGTCTACGGCACGGGATTCGACAACACCGCTACACAATTTGATCCCTATCAGTTGAGCTCAATTCAGGCCGAGATGTCGGTCTACATCTATTTGTTAGGCATCGACCCCGTCTTCTTTATGCGCGGCGTGCTCAACGTCTTCCACTATTTGCTCGTGGCAGCGTCGGTTTCTTGGTTCGCCGAGGTAATCTTCACATCCACCGATCTGAAAACGCGGCCTTCTTGGCCACAGTATTCGACGGCGATCCTTTTGCTGTTTGCCTTCGAGTTTCGCACGATAGAAACGTGGAACATTGTTGCGGTCCAGGATCTATGGCACTTTAACAGCGCGATATGGTACGGGGGAAGCATCGTGCGAGTCGTCGGATTCCTCTGGATTCTCACGCCTTTCCTGCAATCGCGGCGAATTGGTGTGCGTGAGATCGCCACAGTCAGCGCCATTAGCGTCGTGCTGATTTCCAAGGCCGCGGCGGCCATACCGCTCATCTTGGTTGCGGGTATCGGGTACTTATTGGCGTTTGCGCTGAGCGCTCACCGCTACAAGTGGCGCAGCATTGCGATATTGGGAGGCGTTCTGCTCGGCGTCGGCCTGGCCTTGCCGGGGCGCTCCGATATTGCTCTTCTTATCGGCAAGGTGATGCTGTCGAACGTGACCTCGCCTGTGCTATGGTCCAGCGCGGTGCTGGTCCTCGCCGCCGTGTGGCTGTTCCCTACGCTGCCGATCCGGCGGATGTTCGTCGTTTTAGCGACATCCGTGGGGATGATGATCGTGCCGGAAGTCAATGACATCTTCGAGACGGCCGCCGCATACGTTTTCGTCGCACTGCGCACGCAAGCCTCAACCTTCTACCTGCTGATGATCCTGGGCTTTATCGGCGCCCAATTGTTGCTCGCGAAGTATGCGCGCAACGTTTTCTCGGCGCTTCAGGTTTTCCTGGCGGCGATTTTAGGCTTTGGCGCCGTCGCCTCGACCATTCCTGTGTATGGAAACCCAATTCACACCCTGCGCGTGATGAAAGAATACCCACTCTTGATGCCAACCGATACGGCTGAGCTCTCGAAGAGACTGGAGACCATGGCACAAGGAAAGGTTCTTGACGCGATCGTCCCCGAGTTCATCACCCTCCACCAGCGTCGTCATTATGTGGCGTCCGTGGTGCGCACCTATGCACCACATGTGCGCTCGATTTCCGCCCTGACCCGTTTCGGGCCGACGGGCCTAGCCGACTACCCAGAGTGGGGATTAAGTCAACAGGCTGTATACGACCGCTTTATCGCCGATCCCACGGCACTAACCCACCAGGCCTTCGCGCAGATTCTGGAAACCTACCCGATCGACGTCGTCGTGGTCCCGCATGAGGGATACGACGAATTCGCGGGCAAGGATGGGTTTGCGTTTGTCGGCCGCGTCGGTGTCTACCACATCTATGCGCGTGCGGGGACTAGGTAG
- the rfbD gene encoding dTDP-4-dehydrorhamnose reductase — MHWTIIGAAGMLGTDLTDMVKERGGDVVAIDRPEIDITDPASVAALEATDVIVNCAAYTAVDLAEEHEADAFVVNAVGPQLLARRAAELGAHVVHISTDYVFAGDAPAPYGEYAPIAPKSAYGRTKAAGEWAVRSETDAYYIVRTAWLYGEHGQCFPKTMAKLSDSHPQLSVVTDEVGQPTWTRDLADLIIRLVEAGAPSGIYHGTASGQTNWHGFTKEIIAAYGKDPAIVGETTAAAFKRPAPRPSYSVLAHDALDAVGIAPIGHWKERWAEAAQRVLANLG, encoded by the coding sequence ATGCACTGGACAATCATCGGCGCCGCCGGAATGCTAGGAACGGATCTGACGGACATGGTCAAGGAGCGCGGCGGCGACGTCGTGGCTATCGATCGCCCAGAGATTGACATCACGGATCCGGCCTCGGTGGCGGCACTCGAAGCCACCGACGTCATCGTCAACTGTGCCGCCTACACCGCTGTAGATCTTGCTGAAGAACACGAAGCGGATGCTTTTGTCGTCAACGCTGTCGGCCCCCAGCTGCTCGCCCGCCGCGCAGCTGAGCTCGGCGCACACGTCGTCCACATCTCCACAGACTACGTCTTCGCAGGCGACGCCCCGGCTCCGTACGGCGAGTACGCGCCAATCGCCCCCAAATCTGCTTACGGGCGGACCAAGGCGGCAGGCGAATGGGCCGTGCGAAGCGAGACTGACGCCTACTACATTGTGCGAACCGCCTGGCTGTATGGAGAACACGGCCAGTGCTTCCCCAAGACGATGGCCAAGCTATCCGATTCCCACCCGCAGCTGTCGGTGGTCACCGATGAGGTCGGTCAGCCCACCTGGACGCGCGACCTCGCCGATCTCATCATCCGCCTTGTCGAGGCCGGGGCGCCCTCTGGTATCTACCACGGCACGGCCTCTGGGCAGACGAACTGGCACGGTTTTACCAAGGAGATTATTGCCGCGTACGGCAAGGATCCGGCGATCGTGGGGGAGACCACGGCCGCTGCCTTTAAGCGCCCGGCGCCGCGGCCGTCGTACTCTGTCCTCGCCCATGACGCCCTCGACGCAGTCGGCATCGCGCCGATTGGTCACTGGAAAGAGCGCTGGGCCGAGGCGGCGCAGCGGGTGCTGGCCAACCTCGGGTGA
- the rfbA gene encoding glucose-1-phosphate thymidylyltransferase RfbA, protein MRGIILAGGSGTRLHPITLGTSKQLVPVYDKPMIYYPMSTLMLAGIDDILIITTPDDAPQFHRLLGDGSQYGINLSFAVQEVPNGLAQAFVLGAEFIGNEPASLILGDNIFYGPGMGTKLRRNVDPDGGAVFAYHVTDPERYGVVEFDEDFRALSIEEKPTHPKSNYAVPGLYFYDNDVVEIAKNLQPSARGEYEITDVNKVYLEAGKLSVEVLPRGTAWLDTGTFDSLADATAFVRTVEARQGLKIGAPEEVAWRMGFIDDDGLRQRAEPLVKSGYGDYLLRLLQH, encoded by the coding sequence ATGCGTGGAATCATTTTGGCCGGTGGATCCGGCACTCGTCTACATCCGATCACCTTGGGCACGTCCAAACAGCTTGTGCCTGTTTACGATAAGCCGATGATCTACTACCCGATGAGCACCCTGATGCTCGCCGGTATTGACGACATCCTCATTATCACTACCCCCGACGACGCGCCGCAGTTCCATCGTCTGCTCGGCGACGGCTCCCAATATGGAATCAATCTCTCCTTCGCAGTTCAGGAGGTCCCCAACGGCCTGGCCCAGGCTTTTGTGCTGGGCGCCGAGTTTATCGGCAACGAACCAGCCAGCCTCATCCTGGGCGACAACATCTTCTACGGCCCCGGCATGGGGACCAAGCTGCGCCGCAATGTGGATCCCGACGGCGGCGCCGTCTTCGCCTACCACGTCACGGATCCGGAGCGCTACGGCGTCGTCGAATTTGACGAGGATTTCCGCGCACTGTCGATCGAGGAGAAGCCCACCCACCCCAAGTCGAACTATGCCGTGCCGGGCCTTTACTTCTACGACAACGACGTGGTGGAGATTGCGAAGAATCTCCAGCCATCTGCGCGCGGCGAGTACGAGATCACGGACGTCAATAAGGTCTACTTGGAGGCCGGTAAGCTCTCGGTCGAGGTTCTCCCGCGTGGCACCGCATGGCTGGATACCGGCACATTCGACTCGCTGGCAGACGCGACCGCCTTCGTGCGTACCGTGGAGGCCCGCCAAGGCCTCAAGATCGGCGCGCCCGAGGAAGTCGCCTGGCGTATGGGCTTCATCGACGACGACGGCCTGCGTCAGCGCGCTGAACCGCTGGTGAAGTCCGGATACGGCGATTATCTGTTGCGCCTGCTCCAGCACTGA
- a CDS encoding bile acid:sodium symporter family protein, whose amino-acid sequence MTKKETSAEDRSALVAVTVFPLIIVAGAVWAYFFPAAASHLTPYIAPGLGFIMFTMGLTLRVEDFKRVAERPLAILIGVAAQYVIMPIVAIAVVKVLNLPVGLAIGFILLGAAPGGTASNVVAYLAKADVALSVTLTTVSTLLAPIFTPLLVQWLAGTLTDIDGLAMAISILKTVVIPVVGGIVLRLLLPAVIDKVLPVLPWVSTLGISAVVAALIPGSAQAIATAMGVVLVAVIVHNLAGLVIGYWAARASGFSPRAARTVSIEVGMQNSGLAATLGKTHFAATPEAALPGVIFSVWHNVSGALVSLYFRRRAGAEAALRASR is encoded by the coding sequence ATGACAAAGAAAGAAACGAGCGCCGAGGACAGGTCGGCACTCGTCGCGGTCACTGTCTTCCCGCTTATCATCGTCGCCGGTGCTGTGTGGGCCTATTTCTTCCCTGCCGCCGCCTCCCACCTGACGCCCTACATTGCGCCTGGCCTGGGTTTCATCATGTTCACTATGGGCCTGACCTTGCGGGTGGAGGATTTTAAGCGCGTGGCGGAGCGTCCACTCGCTATCCTCATCGGGGTGGCCGCGCAGTACGTCATTATGCCGATTGTTGCCATCGCGGTGGTGAAAGTGCTGAATCTGCCTGTGGGCTTGGCGATCGGCTTTATCCTCCTTGGCGCGGCGCCGGGCGGTACGGCCTCCAACGTGGTGGCCTACCTGGCAAAGGCCGATGTCGCCCTCTCGGTCACGCTCACCACCGTCTCCACGCTACTGGCCCCGATCTTCACTCCGCTGCTCGTGCAGTGGCTGGCCGGCACGCTCACGGATATCGACGGTCTTGCGATGGCCATCTCCATCCTCAAGACCGTGGTCATCCCGGTGGTGGGCGGCATCGTGTTGCGCCTGCTCCTGCCCGCTGTGATCGACAAGGTCCTGCCCGTCTTGCCCTGGGTGTCCACGCTGGGCATCTCCGCGGTGGTCGCGGCCCTCATCCCCGGCTCGGCCCAAGCGATCGCGACGGCGATGGGCGTGGTGCTCGTCGCCGTGATCGTCCACAACCTGGCTGGTTTGGTGATCGGTTACTGGGCGGCCCGCGCCAGCGGCTTCTCGCCGCGCGCGGCGCGCACAGTCAGCATCGAGGTGGGTATGCAAAACTCCGGCCTCGCCGCCACGCTGGGCAAGACGCATTTCGCCGCTACCCCCGAGGCTGCCTTGCCGGGCGTCATCTTCTCGGTGTGGCACAACGTCTCCGGCGCGCTGGTCTCACTGTACTTCCGCCGCCGCGCCGGCGCAGAAGCCGCTCTGCGCGCGTCCAGGTAG
- a CDS encoding TIGR03089 family protein, whose amino-acid sequence MTASLYQALLTRGTSPALTWYDADGRIELSGKVLANHVAKIANYLADECGLEPGDELALDLPLHWKTLAWALGGIVAGARVTVGTDGSVVVTTDPQVEAGGEIVALNLDSFAFAWHGQLPDGVADGAAEVMAQPDTLMIAEELANVERVRAGRAISQASVLVKPTIADAVTALVAASAGGSIVVVGDDRDPARVAEVERATLI is encoded by the coding sequence ATGACCGCCTCGCTCTATCAAGCGCTCCTCACGCGCGGCACCTCCCCCGCCCTGACCTGGTACGACGCCGACGGGCGGATCGAGCTGTCGGGCAAGGTGTTGGCCAATCACGTCGCCAAAATCGCCAATTACCTCGCCGACGAGTGCGGCCTCGAACCCGGCGACGAGCTCGCCCTCGACCTGCCGCTGCACTGGAAGACGCTCGCCTGGGCGCTGGGCGGAATAGTCGCGGGGGCGCGGGTCACTGTAGGCACTGACGGGAGCGTCGTCGTGACCACCGACCCGCAGGTTGAGGCGGGCGGCGAGATCGTGGCCCTCAACCTCGACTCCTTCGCCTTCGCCTGGCACGGACAGTTGCCCGACGGCGTGGCGGACGGCGCAGCCGAGGTCATGGCGCAACCTGACACGCTCATGATCGCCGAGGAACTGGCCAATGTGGAGCGCGTGCGCGCGGGACGCGCGATCAGCCAGGCGAGCGTGCTCGTCAAGCCCACGATCGCCGACGCCGTCACGGCGCTGGTGGCCGCGAGCGCGGGCGGCTCGATCGTCGTCGTGGGAGATGACCGCGACCCGGCACGCGTGGCCGAGGTCGAACGAGCGACGCTGATCTGA
- a CDS encoding inositol monophosphatase family protein has translation MTPEPCDLADLAEQAARAVAPDLLEAFKDPGQIEYKRNFHDPVTVHDRRAEAAIRAILFDALPDCLLLGEEEGQTIDASGRAARATADDVIWLVDPIDGTSNFTSGLNYWCISIAAVCDGDVVAGVIYQPCLDLLYRADATGAYRNGTPIHVTDEPPHRSLLAAGFPSERLADQDGAAAGLRLLLQGAKSLRRMGSTALHLAGVAEGTFGGCMGMATQPWDIGAGVALVRAAGGTVVGVRDDHTETSSGAHDCPHFAAGHPDAVRLCLDAIHAVAPQDLHTDYFGSQS, from the coding sequence ATGACTCCTGAACCCTGCGATCTCGCCGATCTCGCCGAACAGGCCGCCCGCGCGGTGGCGCCCGATCTCCTGGAGGCCTTCAAGGACCCCGGCCAGATCGAGTATAAGAGAAATTTCCACGACCCCGTCACGGTTCATGACCGCCGCGCCGAGGCGGCCATCCGCGCCATCCTCTTCGACGCCCTGCCCGATTGCCTCCTCCTCGGCGAGGAGGAAGGCCAGACGATCGACGCCTCGGGGAGGGCAGCGCGCGCCACCGCCGACGACGTCATCTGGTTGGTCGACCCCATCGATGGCACCTCAAACTTCACCTCGGGCCTGAACTACTGGTGTATCTCGATCGCCGCCGTCTGCGACGGCGACGTCGTGGCCGGCGTCATTTACCAGCCCTGCCTCGATCTCCTTTACCGCGCCGACGCAACCGGGGCCTACCGCAACGGCACGCCGATCCACGTCACCGACGAGCCGCCTCACCGTTCTCTCCTGGCGGCGGGCTTCCCCTCCGAACGCCTCGCCGACCAGGATGGCGCCGCCGCGGGCTTGCGCCTCCTATTGCAGGGCGCCAAGTCACTTCGCCGCATGGGGTCGACCGCGTTGCACCTGGCCGGCGTCGCCGAAGGGACATTCGGCGGGTGCATGGGCATGGCCACCCAGCCGTGGGATATCGGTGCGGGCGTGGCGCTCGTGCGGGCGGCCGGTGGCACCGTCGTCGGCGTGCGTGACGACCACACGGAAACCTCCAGCGGCGCCCACGACTGCCCCCATTTCGCCGCCGGCCACCCCGACGCCGTCCGACTCTGCCTAGACGCGATCCACGCGGTGGCCCCGCAGGACTTGCACACGGACTACTTTGGGAGCCAGTCATGA
- a CDS encoding WhiB family transcriptional regulator, with product MRQSKAISPLHAAHAADDPQVAQSLMQGIFNLGYGFAEEADLAWMEDALCAQTDPDIFYPEKGGSTAPATSICKNCSVRAECLEYAVTNDIRHGIWGGTSDNDRKRMARERKAARGGR from the coding sequence ATGAGGCAGTCGAAAGCGATTTCGCCGCTCCACGCCGCCCATGCTGCGGACGATCCTCAGGTGGCGCAAAGCCTGATGCAGGGCATATTCAACCTCGGCTACGGATTCGCGGAGGAAGCGGATCTGGCCTGGATGGAAGACGCGTTGTGTGCCCAAACAGATCCGGATATCTTCTATCCAGAAAAGGGCGGTTCCACCGCTCCCGCAACATCGATTTGTAAGAACTGCTCCGTGCGTGCGGAGTGCCTCGAGTATGCCGTGACGAACGATATCCGGCATGGTATCTGGGGCGGAACCTCGGACAATGACCGCAAGCGGATGGCTCGTGAGCGGAAGGCCGCACGCGGAGGGCGCTAG